Proteins encoded by one window of Mycolicibacterium sp. ND9-15:
- a CDS encoding condensation domain-containing protein: MRIGKITVGALGEWSPEPGSVTSWHPTAAAAERARQAPASSVPVSYMQRQHLRNYCERTGAGLNFSRQIIASCDVRGRCDIPAMDHAVNAYLRRHDTFRSWFEHIGDGEFVRHAVHDPGDIEFAPTGHGSMTIDEMRAHVVGIPSPLEWGCFTFGIIQHEGHFTFFAAMDHVHGDATLIGTTMLEANGMYSALTAGGVALALPEAGSFDDFCIRERERTSELTVDSPEVQAWIEFAEGNGGGFPEFPLPLGSPLESRGSDMTSEVLMDTAQTERFEAACAAAGARFVGGLFACLAQVEHELTGALTFYGLTPRDSRCATDNFMTQGWFTGLIPITVPIGAASFADAAWSAQTSFDSNLNMAKVPYYRVLELAPWLDWPRPNFPVSNFFHAGAAPLNAVLAAADMGLADKIGIYPDGRFSYQLTIYIFRYGEGTVMAIMHPDNPIAGKSVARYMTAMRSVSVLVADGGHWGRVA, from the coding sequence TTGCGCATCGGCAAGATTACGGTTGGCGCACTTGGCGAATGGTCGCCCGAACCCGGCTCTGTCACCTCCTGGCATCCGACGGCGGCGGCTGCTGAACGGGCACGACAAGCGCCGGCCAGCTCGGTGCCGGTCAGCTACATGCAGCGCCAGCATCTTCGGAACTATTGCGAGCGGACAGGGGCGGGCCTCAACTTCTCCCGGCAGATCATCGCGAGCTGTGACGTGCGTGGCCGGTGTGATATCCCGGCCATGGATCACGCGGTGAATGCTTACCTGCGTCGGCACGACACCTTCCGCAGCTGGTTCGAACACATCGGCGACGGAGAGTTCGTCCGGCATGCCGTCCACGATCCGGGCGACATCGAGTTCGCGCCGACCGGCCACGGCAGCATGACGATCGACGAGATGCGCGCTCACGTCGTCGGCATACCGAGTCCGTTGGAGTGGGGTTGCTTCACCTTCGGAATAATTCAGCACGAAGGGCACTTCACCTTTTTTGCTGCCATGGATCATGTGCACGGGGACGCGACTTTGATCGGCACGACGATGCTGGAAGCCAACGGCATGTATTCGGCGTTGACCGCCGGCGGCGTGGCGCTCGCCCTTCCCGAGGCCGGGAGCTTTGACGATTTCTGTATCCGCGAGCGCGAGCGCACGTCGGAATTGACCGTGGACTCACCCGAAGTCCAGGCATGGATCGAATTCGCCGAGGGCAACGGCGGCGGCTTCCCTGAATTCCCGCTTCCCCTGGGCAGTCCGCTGGAGTCGAGAGGCAGTGACATGACCTCCGAAGTCTTGATGGACACGGCCCAGACGGAACGCTTCGAAGCGGCATGCGCGGCGGCGGGCGCGCGCTTCGTCGGCGGCTTGTTCGCCTGCCTGGCCCAGGTCGAGCATGAGCTGACGGGGGCACTGACCTTTTACGGGCTCACGCCCAGAGATTCCCGTTGCGCCACCGACAACTTCATGACGCAGGGTTGGTTCACCGGCTTGATTCCGATCACCGTACCGATAGGCGCGGCCTCGTTCGCCGATGCCGCATGGTCGGCGCAGACCTCTTTCGATTCGAATCTAAACATGGCCAAGGTGCCGTATTACCGCGTGCTGGAGTTGGCGCCCTGGCTGGACTGGCCGCGGCCGAACTTTCCCGTGTCGAATTTCTTCCATGCCGGCGCCGCCCCGCTCAATGCCGTCCTCGCCGCGGCCGATATGGGCTTGGCCGACAAGATCGGCATCTACCCGGACGGCCGGTTTTCCTATCAGCTCACCATCTACATATTCCGATATGGCGAGGGCACGGTGATGGCGATCATGCATCCCGATAATCCGATCGCCGGAAAATCCGTTGCCCGCTACATGACGGCGATGCGGTCCGTGTCCGTACTGGTGGCCGACGGCGGGCACTGGGGACGCGTCGCCTAG
- a CDS encoding NAD(P)H-dependent amine dehydrogenase family protein — protein MLRVAVWGTGNMGATAIRSTVAFPGLRLAGLITSSPEKSGADAAAFAGLGGSTGVTATTDVDSGLNSCDAVAYMASGDIRPDEAVADIERCLRAGRHVVTPSLYALYDPRSAPPGWLDRLTRAAEEGSSTLLVSGVDPGWGNDVLAVIAAGLCTRIKTIRCQEIFDYSTYNQPFAVKVSCGFGGPMDETPMMLLPSVPTMVWGGNIRLVGRGLGMEVDEIVEAVERRPLEESVETVMGRFEEGTQGAFWLKVIGKSGGRERIVIDHITRIHASCAPDWPYPDQGVGDHRVIIDGDPQLTITTRADVPGGTRADGGNTTAVNRLLGALAWLAEQKPGIYDGLDVPLQSALPPEVQAQRWADY, from the coding sequence ATGCTTCGCGTCGCGGTCTGGGGCACAGGAAACATGGGGGCGACGGCCATTCGTTCCACGGTCGCGTTCCCCGGGTTACGGCTGGCCGGCCTCATCACGTCGTCGCCGGAAAAATCGGGCGCGGACGCGGCCGCATTCGCCGGGCTCGGCGGCTCGACGGGCGTGACCGCCACGACGGACGTCGACTCGGGGCTGAACAGCTGCGATGCGGTCGCCTACATGGCCTCCGGTGACATCCGGCCCGACGAGGCCGTCGCCGACATCGAGCGGTGCCTGCGGGCGGGCCGGCATGTGGTGACTCCGTCGCTGTACGCGCTGTATGACCCGCGTTCGGCGCCGCCAGGATGGCTGGACAGGCTCACGCGCGCCGCCGAGGAGGGCAGCTCCACGCTATTGGTCAGCGGTGTCGATCCAGGCTGGGGCAATGACGTGCTGGCCGTGATCGCCGCGGGCCTGTGCACCAGGATCAAGACGATCCGGTGCCAGGAGATCTTCGACTACTCCACCTACAACCAGCCGTTCGCGGTGAAGGTGTCATGCGGTTTCGGCGGCCCCATGGACGAGACCCCGATGATGCTGCTGCCGTCCGTGCCGACCATGGTGTGGGGCGGCAACATCCGATTGGTCGGACGGGGACTCGGCATGGAAGTCGACGAAATCGTCGAGGCGGTCGAGCGGCGCCCGCTCGAGGAGTCCGTCGAAACCGTGATGGGCCGGTTCGAGGAAGGGACTCAAGGGGCGTTCTGGCTGAAGGTCATCGGAAAGTCGGGTGGGCGCGAACGCATCGTCATCGACCACATCACCCGCATCCACGCGTCGTGTGCGCCTGACTGGCCGTATCCCGATCAGGGCGTCGGCGACCACCGCGTGATCATCGACGGCGACCCGCAGTTGACCATCACGACGCGCGCCGACGTGCCGGGCGGTACCCGCGCCGACGGCGGCAACACCACCGCCGTCAACCGGCTGCTCGGCGCGCTGGCCTGGCTGGCCGAGCAGAAACCCGGTATCTACGACGGGCTCGACGTGCCACTGCAGAGCGCCTTGCCGCCCGAGGTGCAGGCACAACGCTGGGCCGACTACTAG
- a CDS encoding acyl-CoA dehydrogenase, producing MSHYKSNVRDQVFNLFEVFGVDKALGEGNYADLDPDTAREMLGEMARLAEGPIAESFADADRNPPVFDPSTHTVTLPDSFKKSMRALLEGGWDKVGIAEELGGMSMPRALQWALIEHILGANPAAYMYAMGAGMCEIFYDNGTDEQKKWAVLAAERGWGATMVLTEPDAGSDVGAGRTKAVQQADGTWHIDGVKRFITSGDSDDLFENIMHLVLARPEGAGPGTKGLSLFFVPKFHFDPETGEPGERNGVFVTNVEHKMGLKVSATCELSLGQHGTPAVGWLVGEVHDGIAQMFDVIEQARMMVGTKAIATLSTGYLNALEYAKERVQGADMTQMTDKTAPRVTITHHPDVRRSLMTQKAYAEGLRALYLYTATFQDSAVAQAVHGVDAELAAKVNDLMLPIVKGVGSEQAYAKLTESLQTFGGSGFLQDYPIEQYIRDAKIDSLYEGTTAIQAQDFFFRKIVRDKGQALAFVSGQVEQFVKNEAGNGRLKAERALLATALEDVQGMAASLTGYLMAAQEDPTQLYKVGLGSVRFLMSVGDLVIGWLLQRHAAVAIDKLDAGVSGDDRAFYEGKVAVASFFAKNFLPLLTSTRQIIENLDNEVMELDEAAF from the coding sequence GTGAGCCACTATAAGAGCAACGTTCGTGACCAGGTGTTCAACCTGTTCGAGGTATTCGGGGTCGACAAGGCCCTCGGCGAGGGCAACTACGCCGATCTGGACCCCGACACCGCGCGCGAGATGCTCGGTGAGATGGCTCGGCTGGCCGAGGGCCCGATCGCCGAGTCGTTCGCCGACGCCGACCGCAATCCGCCGGTGTTCGACCCCAGCACCCATACGGTGACGCTGCCCGACTCGTTCAAGAAGTCGATGCGCGCACTGCTCGAGGGCGGCTGGGACAAGGTGGGTATCGCCGAGGAGCTCGGGGGCATGTCGATGCCCCGCGCGCTGCAGTGGGCCTTGATCGAACACATCCTGGGCGCGAACCCGGCTGCGTACATGTATGCGATGGGCGCCGGCATGTGCGAGATCTTTTACGACAACGGCACCGACGAGCAGAAGAAGTGGGCCGTGCTGGCCGCCGAGCGGGGCTGGGGCGCCACCATGGTGCTGACCGAGCCCGATGCGGGTTCGGACGTCGGCGCCGGCCGCACCAAGGCCGTGCAGCAGGCCGACGGCACGTGGCACATCGACGGCGTCAAGCGCTTCATCACCTCGGGCGACTCCGACGACTTGTTCGAGAACATCATGCACCTGGTGCTGGCCCGCCCCGAGGGCGCAGGCCCGGGCACCAAGGGCCTGTCGTTGTTCTTCGTACCGAAGTTCCACTTCGATCCGGAGACCGGCGAACCCGGTGAGCGCAACGGCGTGTTCGTCACCAACGTCGAGCACAAGATGGGCCTGAAGGTCTCGGCCACGTGTGAGCTCTCGCTGGGCCAACACGGCACTCCCGCCGTCGGCTGGCTGGTCGGTGAGGTTCATGACGGCATCGCGCAGATGTTCGACGTCATCGAGCAAGCTCGAATGATGGTGGGCACCAAGGCGATCGCCACGCTGTCGACCGGCTACCTCAACGCGCTCGAGTACGCCAAGGAGCGTGTGCAGGGCGCCGACATGACGCAGATGACCGACAAGACCGCGCCGCGGGTGACCATCACCCATCACCCCGACGTGCGTCGGTCACTGATGACACAGAAGGCCTATGCCGAGGGCCTGCGTGCGCTGTACCTGTACACCGCGACGTTCCAGGACTCCGCGGTGGCCCAGGCGGTGCACGGTGTGGACGCCGAACTGGCCGCCAAGGTCAATGACCTGATGCTCCCGATCGTCAAGGGTGTCGGATCCGAGCAGGCCTACGCCAAGCTGACCGAGAGCCTGCAAACCTTCGGTGGTTCGGGCTTCCTGCAGGACTACCCGATCGAGCAGTACATCCGCGACGCCAAGATCGACTCGCTCTACGAGGGCACCACCGCCATCCAGGCGCAGGACTTCTTCTTCCGCAAGATCGTGCGGGACAAGGGCCAGGCGCTGGCGTTCGTGTCCGGGCAGGTTGAGCAGTTCGTCAAGAACGAGGCAGGCAACGGCCGGCTCAAGGCCGAGCGGGCACTGCTGGCCACCGCGCTGGAGGATGTCCAGGGCATGGCCGCATCGCTCACGGGCTATCTGATGGCAGCACAGGAGGATCCGACCCAGTTGTACAAGGTCGGCCTGGGCTCGGTGCGCTTCCTGATGAGCGTGGGCGACCTGGTGATCGGCTGGCTGTTGCAACGGCATGCCGCGGTGGCGATCGACAAGCTCGACGCGGGCGTCAGCGGCGACGATCGCGCTTTCTACGAGGGCAAGGTCGCGGTGGCGTCGTTCTTCGCCAAGAACTTCTTGCCGCTGCTCACCAGCACCCGTCAGATCATCGAGAACCTCGACAACGAGGTGATGGAACTCGACGAGGCGGCCTTCTAA
- a CDS encoding acetyl-CoA C-acetyltransferase codes for MASDTRRRVAILGGNRIPFARADGAYANASNQDMFTAALGGLIDRFNLSGETLGAVIGGAVLKHSRDFNLIRECVLGSALSSYTPAFDIQQACGTGLQATISAADGIAAGRYEVAAAGGVDTASDAPIALGDDLRRTLLGLRRSKSNVDRLKLVGKLPASLGIQIPVNSEPRTGMSMGEHAAITAKEMGIKRTDQDELAAASHRNMTAAYDRGFFDDLVTPFLGVYRDNNLRADSSAEKLAKLKPVFGVRNGDATMTAGNSTPLTDGASVSLLASDEWASAHGVQPLAYFVDAETAAVDYVNGKDGLLMAPTYAVPRLLARNGLGLQDFDFYEIHEAFASVVLAHLQAFESEEYCKERLGLDKALGSIDRTKVNVNGSSLAAGHPFAATGGRIVAQLAKQLAERKQETGQSVRGLISICAAGGQGVAAILES; via the coding sequence ATGGCTAGTGATACCCGCCGACGCGTCGCCATTCTCGGCGGCAACAGAATTCCTTTCGCCCGGGCCGACGGCGCGTACGCCAACGCGTCCAACCAGGACATGTTCACCGCCGCGCTGGGTGGGCTCATCGACCGCTTCAACCTGTCCGGGGAGACCCTCGGCGCAGTGATCGGCGGTGCGGTGCTCAAGCACAGCCGCGACTTCAACCTGATCCGCGAATGCGTGCTGGGCAGCGCGCTGTCGTCGTACACGCCCGCGTTCGACATCCAGCAGGCGTGCGGCACCGGTCTGCAGGCCACCATCTCCGCGGCCGACGGCATCGCCGCGGGCCGCTACGAGGTGGCGGCGGCCGGCGGCGTCGACACCGCCTCGGATGCCCCGATCGCGCTGGGCGACGACCTTCGCCGCACGCTGCTGGGATTGCGCCGGTCGAAGTCCAACGTCGACCGGCTGAAGCTGGTCGGCAAGTTGCCCGCCTCGCTGGGCATCCAGATCCCGGTCAACAGCGAGCCGCGCACCGGCATGTCGATGGGCGAGCACGCCGCGATCACCGCCAAGGAGATGGGGATCAAGCGCACCGACCAGGACGAACTGGCCGCGGCCAGCCACCGGAACATGACCGCCGCTTACGACCGCGGTTTCTTCGACGACCTCGTCACGCCGTTCTTGGGTGTGTACCGCGACAACAACCTGCGGGCCGATTCGTCGGCGGAGAAGCTCGCCAAGCTCAAGCCGGTGTTCGGGGTGCGCAACGGCGACGCGACGATGACCGCGGGTAACTCGACCCCACTGACCGACGGCGCTTCGGTGTCCCTGCTGGCATCCGACGAGTGGGCCTCGGCCCACGGCGTCCAACCGCTCGCCTACTTCGTCGACGCGGAGACCGCGGCGGTGGATTACGTCAACGGCAAGGACGGACTGCTGATGGCGCCGACGTATGCGGTGCCGCGGCTGCTGGCCCGCAACGGACTCGGCCTGCAGGACTTCGACTTCTACGAGATCCACGAGGCGTTCGCGTCGGTGGTGCTTGCGCATCTGCAGGCGTTCGAGTCCGAGGAGTACTGCAAGGAACGCCTCGGCTTGGACAAGGCACTGGGCAGCATCGACAGGACGAAGGTCAACGTCAACGGGTCGTCACTGGCTGCGGGCCATCCATTCGCCGCGACCGGCGGTCGGATCGTGGCGCAGTTGGCCAAGCAACTGGCCGAGCGAAAGCAGGAAACCGGGCAGTCGGTGCGCGGCTTGATCTCCATCTGCGCGGCCGGCGGCCAGGGCGTGGCGGCCATTCTGGAGTCGTGA
- a CDS encoding 3-oxoacyl-ACP reductase, whose translation MATDLYSQIVHSTPGSFLAKQLGIPQPETLRRYRPGDPPLAGTLLIGSGSIAGSAGGEGRVVEPLRTALAEDYDVVSNNLGGRWADSFGGLVYDATGITEPVGLKGLYKFFTPLLRNLGPSGRIVVVGTTPELVDNEHERIAQRALEGFTRSLGKEMRRGATVNLVYLSPDAKPAATGLESTMRFLLSGKSAYVDGQVLRVGADDAAPPADWDRPLDGKVAIVTGAARGIGATIAEVFSRDGAKVVCIDVEQAADALGQTASKVSGTALTLDVTADDAVDKITEHLRDNHGGRVDILVNNAGITRDKLLANMDEARWDSVIAVNLIAPLALAEGLVNNGTLGEGGRVVGLSSMAGIAGNRGQTNYAATKAGMIGLTDSLSAAYADKGITVNAVAPGFIETKMTEAIPLATREVGRRLNSLYQGGQPVDVAETIAYFASPASNAVTGNTVRVCGQAWLGA comes from the coding sequence ATGGCTACCGATCTGTACTCGCAAATCGTCCACTCGACGCCAGGATCGTTCCTCGCCAAGCAACTCGGCATCCCCCAGCCCGAGACGCTGCGCCGTTACCGGCCCGGCGACCCGCCGCTGGCGGGCACGCTGCTCATCGGCTCCGGCTCGATCGCCGGCTCAGCCGGCGGCGAGGGCCGCGTCGTCGAACCGCTGCGTACCGCCCTGGCCGAGGATTACGACGTCGTCTCCAACAACCTCGGCGGCCGCTGGGCCGACTCGTTCGGCGGGCTGGTGTACGACGCGACCGGCATCACCGAACCCGTCGGACTCAAAGGCCTGTACAAGTTCTTCACCCCGCTGTTGCGCAACCTCGGCCCGTCCGGACGCATCGTGGTCGTCGGCACCACGCCCGAACTCGTGGACAACGAGCACGAGCGCATCGCGCAGCGCGCGCTCGAGGGGTTCACCCGGTCGCTGGGCAAGGAGATGCGCCGCGGCGCAACCGTGAACCTGGTCTACCTGTCCCCCGATGCCAAGCCGGCCGCGACGGGTCTGGAGTCGACGATGCGGTTCCTGCTGTCGGGTAAGTCCGCCTACGTCGACGGACAGGTGCTTCGGGTCGGGGCCGACGACGCGGCGCCGCCGGCAGACTGGGACCGGCCGCTGGACGGCAAGGTCGCGATCGTGACCGGTGCTGCCCGCGGCATCGGCGCGACGATCGCCGAGGTGTTCTCGCGCGACGGCGCGAAGGTGGTCTGCATCGACGTAGAGCAGGCCGCCGACGCGCTGGGCCAGACGGCCTCCAAGGTGAGCGGCACCGCGTTGACCCTCGACGTGACCGCCGACGACGCGGTCGACAAGATCACCGAACATCTCCGTGACAACCACGGTGGACGCGTCGACATCCTGGTCAACAACGCCGGTATCACCCGCGACAAGCTGTTGGCCAACATGGATGAGGCGCGCTGGGACTCCGTCATCGCGGTGAATCTTATTGCGCCGCTTGCACTTGCGGAGGGACTGGTGAACAACGGCACGCTCGGCGAGGGCGGCCGGGTGGTCGGACTGTCATCGATGGCGGGTATCGCGGGTAACCGCGGCCAGACCAACTACGCCGCCACCAAGGCGGGCATGATCGGGCTCACCGACAGCCTCTCGGCGGCCTACGCCGACAAGGGCATCACGGTCAACGCGGTCGCGCCCGGGTTCATCGAGACCAAGATGACCGAGGCGATCCCGCTGGCGACCCGCGAGGTGGGCCGGCGACTGAATTCGCTATACCAGGGCGGCCAGCCGGTCGACGTCGCCGAGACCATCGCGTACTTCGCCAGCCCCGCGTCGAACGCCGTCACCGGCAACACCGTGCGGGTGTGCGGCCAAGCGTGGCTGGGAGCGTGA
- a CDS encoding MaoC/PaaZ C-terminal domain-containing protein — MNLARAAVGALPLVPRGETLPDRTLTVDDLSIDPENVAAYAAVTGLQFGDTVPLTYPFALTFPTLMSLVTGFDFPFAAMGSVHIENHITQYRPIAVTDSVSVKVHAENLREHRRGLLVDILTDVSVGNERAWHQVTTFLHQQRTSLSDEPKPPPQKQPKLGPPNAVLRITPGQVRHYASVGGDHNPIHTNSVAAKLFGFPTVIAHGMFSAAAVLANIEGQLPGAVKYSVKFAKPVVLPANAGLYVDRVSDGWDLTLRHLKKGDPHLFGTVRSL, encoded by the coding sequence ATGAACCTGGCGCGTGCTGCCGTGGGCGCGCTGCCCTTGGTGCCGCGTGGCGAGACGCTTCCCGACCGCACGCTGACCGTCGACGACCTGAGCATCGATCCCGAGAACGTGGCGGCCTACGCGGCGGTGACGGGACTGCAGTTCGGCGACACCGTGCCGTTGACGTATCCGTTCGCGCTGACGTTCCCGACGCTGATGTCGTTGGTGACCGGCTTCGACTTCCCGTTCGCGGCAATGGGTTCCGTGCACATCGAGAACCACATCACACAGTACCGCCCGATCGCGGTGACCGACTCCGTGTCGGTGAAGGTGCATGCGGAGAACCTGCGCGAGCACCGACGTGGGCTGCTGGTCGACATCCTCACCGACGTCAGCGTCGGCAATGAGCGGGCGTGGCATCAGGTGACGACGTTTCTGCACCAGCAGCGCACCAGCCTGTCCGACGAGCCGAAGCCGCCGCCGCAGAAGCAGCCCAAGCTGGGGCCGCCGAATGCGGTGCTGCGCATCACGCCCGGCCAGGTCCGGCACTACGCCTCGGTCGGCGGCGACCACAACCCGATCCACACCAACTCGGTCGCGGCCAAGCTGTTCGGCTTCCCGACGGTGATCGCACATGGAATGTTCAGCGCGGCAGCGGTTCTGGCGAACATCGAGGGCCAGCTACCGGGCGCGGTGAAGTATTCGGTGAAGTTCGCCAAGCCGGTGGTGTTGCCCGCCAACGCCGGACTGTACGTCGACCGGGTCTCCGATGGCTGGGACCTGACGTTGCGGCACCTGAAGAAAGGCGACCCGCACCTGTTCGGCACGGTGCGCTCGCTGTAA